Proteins found in one Capra hircus breed San Clemente chromosome 20, ASM170441v1, whole genome shotgun sequence genomic segment:
- the NKX2-5 gene encoding homeobox protein Nkx-2.5: protein MFPSPALTPTPFSVKDILNLEQQQRSLAAGELSARLEATLAPASCMLAAFKPEAYAGPEAAAPSFPELRAELGPAPSPAKCAPAFSAAPAFYPRAYGDPDPAKDHRADKKELCALQKAVELEKPEPDSAERPRARRRRKPRVLFSQAQVYELERRFKQQRYLSAPERDQLASVLKLTSTQVKIWFQNRRYKCKRQRQDQTLELVGLPPPPPPPARRIAVPVLVRDGKPCLGDSAPYAPAYGVGLNAYGYNAYPAYPGYGGAACSPGYSCTAAYPAGPPPTQTATAAANNNFVNFGVGDLNAVQSSGIPQGNSGVSTLHGIRAW from the exons ATGTTCCCCAGCCCCGCGCTCACGCCCACGCCGTTCTCGGTCAAAGACATCTTGAACctggagcagcagcagcgcaGCCTGGCCGCCGGGGAGCTCTCGGCGCGCCTGGAGGCCACTCTGGCGCCCGCCTCCTGCATGCTGGCCGCCTTCAAGCCCGAGGCCTACGCGGGGCCAGAGGCCGCGGCGCCCAGCTTCCCCGAGCTGCGCGCAGAGCTGGGCCCCGCGCCCTCGCCCGCCAAGTGCGCGCCCGCCTTCTCAGCCGCCCCCGCTTTCTATCCGCGTGCCTATGGCGACCCCGACCCTGCCAAGGACCATCGAGCAGATAAGAAAG AGCTGTGCGCACTGCAGAAGGCGGTGGAACTGGAGAAGCCAGAGCCGGACAGCGCCGAGCGACCCCGCGCGCGACGGCGGAGGAAGCCGCGCGTGCTTTTCTCGCAGGCGCAGGTCTACGAGCTGGAGCGGCGCTTCAAGCAGCAGCGGTACCTGTCGGCTCCCGAGCGCGACCAGCTGGCCAGCGTGCTGAAGCTCACGTCCACGCAGGTCAAGATCTGGTTCCAGAACCGGCGCTACAAGTGCAAGCGGCAACGGCAAGACCAGACTCTGGAGCTGGTggggctgccgccgccgccgcccccgccggccCGCAGGATCGCGGTGCCAGTGCTGGTGCGCGATGGCAAGCCTTGCCTCGGGGACTCGGCGCCCTACGCGCCAGCCTACGGCGTGGGCCTCAACGCCTACGGCTACAACGCCTACCCTGCCTACCCCGGGTACGGGGGCGCGGCTTGCAGCCCCGGCTACAGCTGCACCGCTGCTTACCCGGCCGGGCCGCCTCCGACGCAGACGGCCACGGCCGCCGCCAACAACAACTTCGTGAACTTCGGCGTCGGGGACTTGAACGCGGTGCAGAGCTCTGGGATTCCGCAGGGCAACTCGGGAGTGTCCACGCTGCACGGCATCCGAGCCTGGTAG